The genomic DNA CCAAAAGTTGCAGTACCTAAATTAAAACAAAAATTTACAGGTATTAGACACTATTTATTTGAGAAACGTTTCCATCCTTTCATAGCTGGTATAGCTATAGGTTTAATTGCGTTATTAGCTTGGCCGATGAGTATTTCTACGGGTAGAGATTATGGTTTAGGTATTACAACGCCATCAGCAAATTTAGTTACATTTTTAATTACTGGTGATACGAAATTATTAGACTGGGGCGTCTTATTAATACTAGGAATCTTTTTAGGTTCATATATTGCTGCAAGAGGCTCTCGCGAATTTAAATGGCGTCTTCCAGATAAGAAAACGATTCGAAATAGTGCAATTGGCGGTATATGCATGGGATTTGGTGCATCAGTTGCCGGCGGTTGTACAATTGGTAATGGTTTAGTTGAAACGGCAATTATGTCTTGGAAGGGCTGGATTGCACTTATTGCAATGTTACTAGGCGTATGGTTTATGAGTTACTTTATTTTTGTAAGACCAATGAAAAAGTTACAACGAGAAACAGCAGCAAGTCAGGCTAAGGCTATTTCAAAACAAACGCAAACAACATAATTCAACCGAAAAGGAGCGAAAAAGATATGTTATATGAATTAGGAACTGTAGGTATGGTTTGTCCATTTCCACTCATCGAAGCACAGAAAAAGATGCAAACATTAGAAAATGGTGATGAATTAAAAATTGATTTTGATTGCACGCAAGCTACAGAAGCGTTACCTAATTGGGCTGCTGAACAAGGTTATCCAGTTACCAATTATGAACAACTTGATGATGCTTCTTGGACAATCACTGTTCAAAAAGCATAGATATATACAATGATTCTTGCATGTCAAATTAGTTAGACGATTGTGATGTTATAATAAGTAACATATTGTGTCATCTTATCTTACGTATTTTTGCCTTTCTGCTAAAGTATCACTATGATATTTTCAAAGGAAGTGGTAATTATGAAGATGGATGACACAATTTTTTTATTTCTTTGCACATTATTAGTATGGTTAATGACGCCTGGACTAAGTCTATTCTATGGAGGACTAGTTCAATCTAAGAATGTACTTAATACTGTAATGCAAAGTATGACAGCAATCATTATTGTAACTTTCACATGGATTACTTTTGGCTTTTCATTAAGCTTTGGTACAGGGAATCGTTTTATCGGTAACTTTGATTTTATTGGTTTACAACATGTTGGCTTTGCCATAAATCATGATTTAAGCCCACATATTCCATTTGCATTATTTATGCTTTTTCAAATGATGTTTTGTACCATTGCTGTTTCAATATTGTCAGGATCAATTGCTGAAAGAATGAAGTTTATACCATATATTATTTTTATCTTTATATGGGTATTATTTATTTATAGTCCTGTTGCACACTGGGTATGGGGTGGCGGATGGATTCAACAATTAGGTGCATTAGATTATGCCGGTGGTACAGTAGTGCATATCACATCAGGTGTTTCTGGTTTGATTTTAGCGATTATGTTAGGAAATGGTAAAAAGATTGAGAAAATACAACCGCACAACCTTATCATAGCGCTGATAGGTGGCATTTTAGTATGGATAGGTTGGTATGGTTTTAATACAGGAAGTGCATTTACACTTAATGATGTAGCTTTGACATCATTTGTAAATACAGTTATCGCGGCAAGTGGTGGTGCGTTTAGTTGGTTAGTATTTGAATATATATTTACTAAAAAATTAAGTCTACTAGGTTTATTATCAGGTGTTCTCGCAGGATTGGTCGCTATTACACCTGCTGCAGGCTATGTGAATTATCTAAGTGCTTATCTTATATCATTTATTGGAGGTATCGCATGTTACATCATCATTAATATAATTAAAGTTAAATATAAATATAATGATACGCTCGATGCTTTTGGTATTCATGGTGTTGGTGGTATCGTGGGTGCAATTCTAACTGGCGTATTTCAATCGCATCATGTTAATTTAGATATCACAGATGGCTTCATTTACTCAGGAA from Staphylococcus taiwanensis includes the following:
- a CDS encoding ammonium transporter; protein product: MKMDDTIFLFLCTLLVWLMTPGLSLFYGGLVQSKNVLNTVMQSMTAIIIVTFTWITFGFSLSFGTGNRFIGNFDFIGLQHVGFAINHDLSPHIPFALFMLFQMMFCTIAVSILSGSIAERMKFIPYIIFIFIWVLFIYSPVAHWVWGGGWIQQLGALDYAGGTVVHITSGVSGLILAIMLGNGKKIEKIQPHNLIIALIGGILVWIGWYGFNTGSAFTLNDVALTSFVNTVIAASGGAFSWLVFEYIFTKKLSLLGLLSGVLAGLVAITPAAGYVNYLSAYLISFIGGIACYIIINIIKVKYKYNDTLDAFGIHGVGGIVGAILTGVFQSHHVNLDITDGFIYSGNIHIVMIQTIAVIVVVIYTVLMTWLIGIILNKFIPMATTEEEDKTGLDELVHGEKAYFYGELNKLRKRY
- a CDS encoding sulfurtransferase TusA family protein, whose protein sequence is MLYELGTVGMVCPFPLIEAQKKMQTLENGDELKIDFDCTQATEALPNWAAEQGYPVTNYEQLDDASWTITVQKA
- a CDS encoding YeeE/YedE family protein yields the protein MIWMIISGLIVGILLGFVMQRTRFCLAGGFRDMYVQKNNKMFYALLVAITIQSIGLLILTGLGIMAIPDSTFPIVGTLIGGFIFGIGIVLAGGCATGTWYRAGEGLIGSWVALVLYAVTAAITKTGVLLPVMNWINKPTNINASMSQTTGIPMWIFTLILTLITIYFVVKTLRKPKPKVAVPKLKQKFTGIRHYLFEKRFHPFIAGIAIGLIALLAWPMSISTGRDYGLGITTPSANLVTFLITGDTKLLDWGVLLILGIFLGSYIAARGSREFKWRLPDKKTIRNSAIGGICMGFGASVAGGCTIGNGLVETAIMSWKGWIALIAMLLGVWFMSYFIFVRPMKKLQRETAASQAKAISKQTQTT